A DNA window from Carassius gibelio isolate Cgi1373 ecotype wild population from Czech Republic chromosome A6, carGib1.2-hapl.c, whole genome shotgun sequence contains the following coding sequences:
- the LOC128015797 gene encoding peptidyl-prolyl cis-trans isomerase FKBP5 isoform X1, with product MDGYMVKHTRGTSNKREILGTRVCMSGEMSSLEDIFSTNQCPTAVFTSQGTDVTPNGDCGVCKIVKQHGVEGEKPMIGDRVHVHYTGRLLNGKKFDSSLDRKEPFVFNVGKGQVIKAWDIVVCSMQKGEVCVILCKPEYAYGSAGSPPKVPPNATLVFEIELLSFRGEELLEDGGILRRIKVKGEGYNNPNEGATVQVHLKGWCGGRLFDSRDVTFVVGESEDVGVPLGVDRAMEKIQKGECCLLYLKPKYGFGKEGKKEYDIGSNAELLYEVTLKNFEKAKEFWEMDLKEKLERADLVKQKGTQYFKAGRYSYAVIQYQQIVNWLEMECGTGKEQLQAIQALLLVAHLNLALCFLRLREYSQTVENCNKVIDLDPENEKALYRRGEARLLRNEFSMAMVDFKQVLQVNSFNRAARSQIAICRRKIREHDERDKKIYANMFQRFAEHDAKVGRLKRKKEDSGISDQNKQGLKRPRLSQDGS from the exons ATGGACGGATATATGGTCAAACACACGAGAGGAACGAGTAACAAAAGGGAAATATT GGGAACACGGGTATGTATGAGTGGCGAGATGTCATCTTTAGAGGACATCTTTTCCACTAACCAGTGCCCAACTGCTGTCTTTACCTCACAAGGCACTGATGTCACTCCAAACGGTGACTGTGGAGTATGTAAG ATTGTGAAACAGCATGGTGTGGAGGGGGAAAAGCCGATGATTGGGGACAGGGTGCATGTCCACTACACTGGCAGACTCCTAAATGGCAAGAAGTTTGACTCCAGTCTAGACCGTAAAGAGCCTTTTGTTTTCAATGTGGGAAAAG GTCAGGTCATCAAGGCATGGGACATTGTTGTGTGTTCCATGCAGAAAGGAGAGGTGTGTGTGATACTCTGTAAGCCTGAATATGCATACGGTTCAGCTGGCAGCCCCCCAAAGGTTCCTCCCAATGCCACACTTGTGTTTGAG ATTGAGCTGCTGAGCTTCAGAGGGGAGGAGCTTTTAGAAGATGGTGGGATCCTGAGGAGAATAAAGGTCAAAGGCGAAGGCTATAACAATCCTAATGAAGGGGCCACAGTACAAG TACACTTGAAGGGGTGGTGTGGAGGTCGGTTATTTGATTCTCGAGATGTCACCTTTGTTGTGGGTGAATCAGAGGATGTGGGTGTTCCTTTAGGAGTGGACAGGGCCATGGAGAAAATCCAAAAGGGGGAATGCTGTTTATTATACCTAAAGCCAAA GTATGGTTTTGGCAAAGAGGGTAAAAAAGAATATGACATTGGATCAAATGCAGAACTACTATATGAAGTTACACTGAAAAACTTTGAAAAG GCCAAAGAATTCTGGGAAATGGACCTTAAAGAAAAATTAGAACGTGCTGATTTAGTCAAACAAAAAGGGACGCAGTATTTCAAG GCTGGACGGTACAGCTATGCTGTAATTCAGTACCAGCAGATTGTAAACTGGTTAGAGATGGAGTGTGGTACAGGAAAAGAGCAGctacaagccatccaggccctgCTATTAGTGGCCCATCTGAATCTTGCCCTGTGTTTTCTGCGATTGCGTGAATACTCTCAAACAGTGGAGAACTGCAACAAG GTTATTGACCTGGACCCAGAAAATGAGAAAGCTTTGTATCGACGAGGTGAAGCGCGTCTGTTGCGTAACGAGTTCAGCATGGCTATGGTGGACTTCAAGCAAGTTTTGCAAGTGAACTCATTCAACCGCGCTGCTCGCAGCCAGATAGCCATCTGTCGGCGCAAGATTCGTGAACACGATGAGCGTGACAAAAAGATCTATGCAAACATGTTCCAGAGGTTTGCTGAACACGATGCTAAG GTGGGAcgattaaaaaggaaaaaagaagacAGTGGAATTTCAGATCAGAATAAGCAGGGACTAAAGAGACCTCGTCTCAGTCAGGACGGCTCCTAA
- the LOC128015797 gene encoding peptidyl-prolyl cis-trans isomerase FKBP5 isoform X2: MSGEMSSLEDIFSTNQCPTAVFTSQGTDVTPNGDCGVCKIVKQHGVEGEKPMIGDRVHVHYTGRLLNGKKFDSSLDRKEPFVFNVGKGQVIKAWDIVVCSMQKGEVCVILCKPEYAYGSAGSPPKVPPNATLVFEIELLSFRGEELLEDGGILRRIKVKGEGYNNPNEGATVQVHLKGWCGGRLFDSRDVTFVVGESEDVGVPLGVDRAMEKIQKGECCLLYLKPKYGFGKEGKKEYDIGSNAELLYEVTLKNFEKAKEFWEMDLKEKLERADLVKQKGTQYFKAGRYSYAVIQYQQIVNWLEMECGTGKEQLQAIQALLLVAHLNLALCFLRLREYSQTVENCNKVIDLDPENEKALYRRGEARLLRNEFSMAMVDFKQVLQVNSFNRAARSQIAICRRKIREHDERDKKIYANMFQRFAEHDAKVGRLKRKKEDSGISDQNKQGLKRPRLSQDGS, encoded by the exons ATGAGTGGCGAGATGTCATCTTTAGAGGACATCTTTTCCACTAACCAGTGCCCAACTGCTGTCTTTACCTCACAAGGCACTGATGTCACTCCAAACGGTGACTGTGGAGTATGTAAG ATTGTGAAACAGCATGGTGTGGAGGGGGAAAAGCCGATGATTGGGGACAGGGTGCATGTCCACTACACTGGCAGACTCCTAAATGGCAAGAAGTTTGACTCCAGTCTAGACCGTAAAGAGCCTTTTGTTTTCAATGTGGGAAAAG GTCAGGTCATCAAGGCATGGGACATTGTTGTGTGTTCCATGCAGAAAGGAGAGGTGTGTGTGATACTCTGTAAGCCTGAATATGCATACGGTTCAGCTGGCAGCCCCCCAAAGGTTCCTCCCAATGCCACACTTGTGTTTGAG ATTGAGCTGCTGAGCTTCAGAGGGGAGGAGCTTTTAGAAGATGGTGGGATCCTGAGGAGAATAAAGGTCAAAGGCGAAGGCTATAACAATCCTAATGAAGGGGCCACAGTACAAG TACACTTGAAGGGGTGGTGTGGAGGTCGGTTATTTGATTCTCGAGATGTCACCTTTGTTGTGGGTGAATCAGAGGATGTGGGTGTTCCTTTAGGAGTGGACAGGGCCATGGAGAAAATCCAAAAGGGGGAATGCTGTTTATTATACCTAAAGCCAAA GTATGGTTTTGGCAAAGAGGGTAAAAAAGAATATGACATTGGATCAAATGCAGAACTACTATATGAAGTTACACTGAAAAACTTTGAAAAG GCCAAAGAATTCTGGGAAATGGACCTTAAAGAAAAATTAGAACGTGCTGATTTAGTCAAACAAAAAGGGACGCAGTATTTCAAG GCTGGACGGTACAGCTATGCTGTAATTCAGTACCAGCAGATTGTAAACTGGTTAGAGATGGAGTGTGGTACAGGAAAAGAGCAGctacaagccatccaggccctgCTATTAGTGGCCCATCTGAATCTTGCCCTGTGTTTTCTGCGATTGCGTGAATACTCTCAAACAGTGGAGAACTGCAACAAG GTTATTGACCTGGACCCAGAAAATGAGAAAGCTTTGTATCGACGAGGTGAAGCGCGTCTGTTGCGTAACGAGTTCAGCATGGCTATGGTGGACTTCAAGCAAGTTTTGCAAGTGAACTCATTCAACCGCGCTGCTCGCAGCCAGATAGCCATCTGTCGGCGCAAGATTCGTGAACACGATGAGCGTGACAAAAAGATCTATGCAAACATGTTCCAGAGGTTTGCTGAACACGATGCTAAG GTGGGAcgattaaaaaggaaaaaagaagacAGTGGAATTTCAGATCAGAATAAGCAGGGACTAAAGAGACCTCGTCTCAGTCAGGACGGCTCCTAA